Proteins found in one Brevibacillus brevis genomic segment:
- a CDS encoding PLP-dependent aminotransferase family protein, producing MDGISPVATKPLYKQIAEQIEQRISSGEFGPGSYLPSERTLAKELNVNRSTVVAAYDELQAAGMIERIQGSGTIVSQDIWGLARTRVPNWRHLTESGSFRPNLPLIRKIRRETQENDLIDLASGELSSDLVPNQTLQQLMTPDDFPAHLGYEHPQGNWALRETLSIHMKTWRSIEAPATSIMITSGAQQALHLVVQCLLKPGDAVAIEEPSYCYSLPLFHSAGLRTFSLPVDRDGIDPKHLAQLHRQHRIKMVFLNPNYQNPTGTLLSLERRHELLAFSYENGIPIIEDDPYSLTSFAREPVPTLKSLDQHGTVLYISSLTKIVASGLRIGWIVGPPTVMERLADAKQQFDFGHSIFPQWLANRFLGSPQFASHIDLLRTELSLRHDQLVSSLQNKFDDQVEIVGSEGGIHLWCKFKGIWSGECLLTESVKRGVVFVPGHLFGAEQGYVRFTFGRATLDQIPEAVSRLADAFTASGWAK from the coding sequence ATGGATGGCATATCTCCTGTGGCTACAAAGCCCTTATATAAACAAATAGCAGAGCAAATCGAGCAAAGAATCAGCAGTGGTGAATTCGGTCCTGGCAGCTATTTGCCCTCGGAGCGCACGCTGGCCAAAGAACTGAACGTCAACCGTTCTACCGTCGTCGCAGCGTACGATGAGCTGCAAGCAGCAGGTATGATAGAGCGCATACAAGGAAGTGGCACGATCGTCAGTCAAGATATTTGGGGACTGGCACGGACCCGCGTTCCGAACTGGCGACATTTGACGGAGTCAGGTTCGTTTCGTCCGAATTTACCGTTGATTCGCAAAATCCGTCGTGAAACACAGGAAAATGACTTGATCGATTTGGCGAGTGGCGAGCTCTCGAGCGATCTCGTCCCCAACCAAACGCTCCAACAGCTCATGACCCCCGATGACTTCCCTGCTCATCTCGGCTATGAGCATCCGCAGGGCAATTGGGCTTTGCGAGAGACATTGAGTATCCATATGAAAACTTGGCGAAGCATCGAAGCACCTGCTACCTCGATCATGATTACGTCAGGAGCCCAGCAAGCCCTTCATCTCGTCGTTCAATGCTTGTTAAAGCCAGGGGATGCGGTTGCGATTGAGGAGCCGTCTTATTGTTATTCCTTGCCGCTTTTTCATTCAGCTGGCTTGCGTACGTTTTCGCTGCCTGTAGACCGGGACGGAATCGATCCGAAGCACTTAGCCCAGCTCCATCGCCAGCACCGCATCAAAATGGTTTTTCTCAATCCGAATTATCAAAACCCGACAGGGACACTGCTTTCATTGGAGCGACGCCATGAATTACTCGCGTTTTCCTATGAAAATGGGATTCCCATCATCGAGGATGATCCATACAGCTTGACCAGCTTTGCGAGAGAGCCCGTCCCAACCTTGAAATCACTGGATCAACACGGAACAGTACTCTACATCAGCTCTTTGACCAAAATCGTCGCCTCGGGTCTGCGCATTGGCTGGATCGTCGGACCCCCTACTGTCATGGAAAGACTGGCAGATGCGAAACAACAGTTTGATTTTGGACACAGCATTTTTCCGCAATGGCTGGCGAATCGCTTTCTCGGATCGCCTCAGTTTGCGAGTCATATTGATCTTTTACGAACAGAGCTATCCTTGCGGCACGATCAGCTTGTCTCCTCGCTTCAAAACAAGTTCGATGATCAAGTAGAAATAGTCGGTTCAGAGGGAGGCATTCACCTTTGGTGCAAATTTAAAGGGATATGGAGCGGCGAATGTCTTCTCACAGAATCAGTCAAACGAGGAGTTGTCTTCGTTCCGGGACATCTTTTCGGCGCAGAGCAAGGGTATGTCCGCTTCACCTTTGGCAGAGCCACCCTGGATCAGATCCCTGAGGCAGTCTCGCGCTTAGCGGATGCATTCACAGCAAGTGGATGGGCAAAATAA
- a CDS encoding cold-shock protein encodes MIQGKVKWFSKEKGYGFIERDGGPDVFVHYSAITGAGYRNLEEGEQVVFEIVNGQRGLQAANVARKSV; translated from the coding sequence ATGATTCAAGGGAAAGTAAAATGGTTCAGCAAAGAAAAGGGCTATGGGTTTATTGAGCGCGATGGCGGACCTGATGTATTCGTACACTATTCTGCGATCACGGGGGCAGGTTACCGGAACTTGGAGGAAGGCGAGCAGGTGGTTTTTGAGATTGTGAATGGACAGCGTGGGCTACAAGCCGCCAATGTGGCGAGGAAAAGCGTGTAA
- the putP gene encoding sodium/proline symporter PutP, with protein MNMLLASIIVYMAGMLLIGYYAYKRTSNLTDYMLGGRSLGPTVTALSAGASDMSGWLMMGLPGAMFAQGLSASWIAIGLTLGAYANWLYVAPRLRSYTEVANNSITIPAFLENRFGDGSRMLRLVSALVIMIFFTFYVSSGLVSGGVLFENTFHLSYQTGLWIVGLVTIAYTLFGGFLAVSWTDAVQGLIMVIALILVPLVTVLTAGGLGETFTEIHTVDPSLLDIFKGTSLLGIISLFAWGLGYFGQPHIIVRFMAITSTSEIKKARSIGMGWMIFSVIGAMLTGLVGIALYSKQGWTLSDPETIFIQLGTILFHPLITGFLLAAILAAIMSTISSQLLVTSSSLTEDIYKTFFKRSATDKELVNFGRLSVLIVSVVAFLLALNKNDTILDLVGYAWAGFGASFGPVILLSLYWKRMNKWGALAGMVAGALTVIIWTRFDVLKDFLYEMVPGFAISLLAIVVVSQLTSKPSNEVSAQFDEYQKSMK; from the coding sequence ATGAATATGCTGCTCGCATCTATTATTGTGTACATGGCAGGTATGCTCCTGATCGGCTATTATGCCTACAAGCGTACCTCCAATCTGACAGACTACATGCTCGGCGGTCGGTCGCTCGGTCCAACTGTAACCGCTCTCAGCGCGGGTGCATCTGACATGAGTGGCTGGTTGATGATGGGCTTGCCTGGCGCCATGTTTGCCCAAGGTCTTAGCGCATCCTGGATTGCCATCGGTCTGACTCTCGGGGCTTATGCCAACTGGCTGTATGTCGCTCCCCGCCTTCGTTCGTATACAGAGGTCGCCAACAACTCGATTACGATTCCTGCTTTTTTGGAAAATCGTTTCGGGGACGGGTCTCGGATGCTTCGTCTTGTCTCGGCCCTTGTTATTATGATCTTTTTTACCTTTTACGTCTCTTCCGGTCTCGTCTCTGGAGGCGTGCTGTTTGAAAACACCTTCCACCTGAGCTATCAAACGGGGCTATGGATTGTTGGATTGGTCACCATTGCCTACACATTGTTTGGCGGCTTCCTCGCTGTAAGCTGGACGGACGCTGTACAAGGACTCATCATGGTCATCGCGCTCATTCTCGTTCCACTCGTGACCGTTCTTACAGCAGGCGGATTGGGAGAAACATTTACCGAGATCCACACTGTCGATCCCTCTTTGCTCGATATTTTTAAAGGGACGAGCCTGCTCGGCATCATCTCCTTGTTTGCATGGGGTCTCGGCTATTTCGGACAACCGCACATTATCGTTCGCTTTATGGCGATCACGTCCACGAGTGAGATCAAAAAAGCACGTAGCATCGGTATGGGCTGGATGATTTTCTCCGTCATTGGCGCCATGCTGACAGGTCTGGTCGGTATTGCCCTGTACTCCAAGCAAGGCTGGACGTTAAGCGATCCTGAAACGATCTTCATCCAGCTAGGTACGATCCTGTTCCATCCACTCATTACCGGATTTTTGCTTGCGGCGATTTTGGCAGCGATCATGAGTACGATTTCCTCTCAGCTGCTCGTAACCTCCAGCTCCTTGACCGAGGATATTTACAAAACCTTTTTCAAGCGTTCTGCAACCGACAAAGAACTGGTCAACTTTGGTCGCCTGTCCGTCTTAATAGTATCTGTCGTCGCCTTTTTGCTCGCCTTGAATAAAAATGACACGATCCTCGATCTCGTCGGATACGCGTGGGCCGGATTCGGTGCTTCGTTTGGGCCTGTCATTTTGCTCTCCCTCTATTGGAAGCGCATGAACAAATGGGGTGCTCTCGCGGGTATGGTCGCTGGCGCGCTTACCGTTATCATCTGGACTCGTTTTGATGTGCTGAAGGACTTCCTCTATGAGATGGTTCCGGGCTTTGCCATTAGCCTGCTCGCCATCGTAGTTGTCAGCCAACTGACCAGCAAGCCTTCGAATGAGGTCAGCGCTCAGTTTGATGAGTACCAAAAAAGCATGAAATAA
- a CDS encoding PLP-dependent aminotransferase family protein, translating to MEYIPIMDAQSKEPLYQQLYKQLSRRIASGEIPSGTKMPSIRQLMKASGVGKNTIEAAYQQLLAEGYIVSRERSGFYAAEIERWSEPVDQDEEMALYSSILKKKKGEHLTCRYNFHGSVIDTKSFPYAAWRSCMLEALDVYPEDFAFYGDDQGERELREELSKYLRRARTLICQPEQIIIGTGLQQALSFLCLLLADRHRVVAIEEPGYADARIVFSHHGYEVVSIPLAEEGLSIEALEKSKATVVYTTPAHQFPYGMVMPVGQRQQLLQWAKRKNGIIIENDYDGEFRYNVHPTPSLQGMDRDGCVVYIGNFSKAFSPALRLDYTVLPRQLLGRYLEAFQAYPSPVSRHLQRSMQLFMQKGYWEKHVRKMRTVYHRKHDALLRAIQTYMPREVRVLGQSAGLHILLEVDTSRTEKELIELARAADVRIYPSGHNWANDPTNARPRIIVGFGGVEEQDIAVGISRLAEAWFSL from the coding sequence ATGGAGTACATACCGATCATGGATGCACAGAGCAAAGAACCTCTGTATCAGCAGCTATACAAGCAATTGAGCAGACGGATTGCATCAGGAGAGATACCATCCGGAACCAAGATGCCGTCGATCCGTCAGTTGATGAAAGCAAGCGGCGTCGGAAAAAATACGATTGAAGCAGCCTATCAGCAACTGCTAGCAGAAGGATACATTGTGAGCCGGGAGCGAAGTGGCTTTTACGCTGCCGAGATCGAGAGATGGTCAGAGCCAGTGGATCAGGATGAGGAGATGGCCTTGTACTCGTCCATCTTGAAAAAGAAAAAAGGGGAGCATCTCACCTGTCGTTACAATTTTCACGGTTCTGTCATCGATACGAAGTCGTTTCCTTACGCTGCATGGCGCTCTTGCATGCTGGAGGCGCTAGATGTCTATCCGGAGGACTTTGCTTTTTACGGGGATGATCAAGGAGAGAGGGAACTCAGAGAAGAACTTAGTAAATATTTGCGCAGAGCACGTACGCTCATTTGTCAGCCTGAGCAAATTATCATCGGCACGGGTTTACAGCAGGCTCTCAGCTTTTTATGTCTGCTCTTGGCAGATCGGCATCGTGTGGTTGCGATCGAGGAGCCCGGCTATGCAGATGCACGGATTGTCTTTTCCCATCACGGCTATGAGGTCGTGTCCATCCCGCTAGCGGAAGAGGGGCTGTCCATTGAAGCCTTGGAGAAAAGCAAAGCAACGGTCGTGTACACGACGCCTGCCCATCAATTTCCGTATGGGATGGTGATGCCAGTCGGTCAGCGCCAACAATTGCTGCAATGGGCAAAAAGAAAGAACGGAATCATCATCGAAAATGATTATGATGGTGAATTCCGCTACAACGTACACCCTACGCCATCTTTGCAAGGAATGGATCGGGACGGTTGCGTTGTTTATATCGGCAATTTTTCCAAAGCATTTTCTCCAGCACTTCGCTTGGATTATACGGTACTTCCGAGGCAATTACTCGGGCGTTATTTGGAAGCATTTCAGGCGTATCCTTCTCCGGTTTCCCGCCATTTGCAGCGGAGCATGCAGTTGTTCATGCAAAAGGGCTACTGGGAAAAGCATGTCCGAAAAATGCGCACCGTCTATCACCGCAAGCACGATGCATTGCTTCGGGCGATACAGACGTACATGCCCCGGGAAGTACGAGTATTGGGACAGTCAGCAGGGCTGCATATTTTGCTGGAGGTGGATACTTCCCGAACGGAGAAGGAGCTGATCGAGCTGGCCCGTGCGGCCGATGTTCGCATTTATCCGAGTGGGCACAACTGGGCCAATGATCCGACGAATGCACGGCCGCGAATCATCGTTGGATTTGGTGGAGTGGAGGAACAAGATATTGCGGTAGGAATCAGTCGTTTGGCAGAAGCTTGGTTTTCGTTATGA
- a CDS encoding GNAT family N-acetyltransferase yields MPIHLQGEKVVLRDIRAEDLDTIYYWKYEAEDREHLNWNGPYKPLDPYTKEEYRALPRYQESLALVGTDAPRTELIIEIDGELKGSVGRYWVSEETNWCEIGIVIYDSRYWQNGYGREAFRMWIDYLFTHMDTVRLGIGTWSGNERMIKLAAHMGMVEEARVRKARIVRGEYYDAIKMGILREEWEIRNKTFE; encoded by the coding sequence ATGCCTATTCATTTGCAAGGAGAAAAGGTCGTTCTGCGAGATATTCGAGCAGAAGATTTGGATACGATCTACTATTGGAAATACGAAGCAGAAGATCGTGAACATCTCAATTGGAATGGCCCCTACAAACCGCTTGATCCGTACACAAAAGAAGAGTATCGTGCCCTCCCACGCTACCAGGAGTCTCTCGCTCTCGTCGGGACAGATGCACCAAGAACTGAGCTGATCATTGAGATTGACGGCGAGCTAAAAGGCAGTGTCGGTCGCTACTGGGTATCTGAGGAGACGAACTGGTGCGAAATCGGAATCGTCATTTACGACTCCCGCTACTGGCAGAATGGTTATGGTCGGGAAGCGTTTCGGATGTGGATCGACTACTTGTTTACCCATATGGATACCGTCCGTTTAGGCATTGGTACGTGGTCTGGCAACGAACGGATGATCAAGCTGGCTGCTCACATGGGCATGGTGGAAGAAGCGCGGGTACGCAAAGCAAGGATTGTTCGTGGTGAATATTACGATGCGATTAAGATGGGGATTTTGCGGGAGGAATGGGAGATCCGAAATAAGACTTTTGAATAA
- a CDS encoding PspA/IM30 family protein, whose protein sequence is MGIFKRVKDIVVADVHEVLNKVENPITLLDQYIRDMDKQIEKANQALSYQLFLEKRYDLLIAEEEANIEKRTKQANLAVDCNEDNMAKLALQERVIHENKRNLYQNQYDATKKQTAILYEQIDKLKNTYQEFQYKKLVLTSRAHAAKSIKQGQEMLSGFHSDYAMKGFARVEEFVQKLEAEVAASSYVYGTKAVDRKPYLDHLLAETVEAQLAELKKTKEVK, encoded by the coding sequence ATGGGTATTTTTAAACGGGTAAAAGATATTGTTGTTGCAGATGTGCATGAGGTATTAAATAAAGTAGAGAATCCAATCACTTTGTTAGATCAATATATAAGAGACATGGACAAGCAAATCGAAAAAGCCAACCAGGCACTTTCCTATCAACTCTTTCTTGAGAAAAGGTATGATCTTCTCATCGCAGAAGAAGAAGCAAACATAGAAAAGCGCACGAAACAAGCCAACCTTGCTGTTGATTGTAATGAAGATAACATGGCAAAGCTTGCCCTACAGGAAAGAGTAATTCATGAAAATAAGCGCAATCTGTACCAGAATCAATATGACGCGACAAAAAAACAGACTGCGATCCTGTATGAGCAAATAGATAAACTTAAAAACACATATCAAGAGTTCCAATACAAAAAGCTGGTGTTAACATCCAGAGCCCACGCTGCAAAATCTATCAAGCAAGGACAGGAAATGTTGTCAGGGTTTCATAGCGACTATGCAATGAAAGGATTTGCGAGGGTAGAAGAGTTTGTCCAGAAGCTGGAAGCTGAAGTAGCTGCGAGTTCATACGTTTACGGTACGAAAGCTGTCGACAGGAAGCCATATCTTGATCATCTTCTGGCAGAAACAGTGGAGGCGCAATTAGCAGAGCTGAAAAAAACGAAAGAAGTGAAATAA
- a CDS encoding sensor histidine kinase, whose amino-acid sequence MFRRTHMRLTIMNSVVFIMLIGLLATVIYFFTYVQLYKDVDRSLLKTAEKLNPQPRPERSDEPRSKPGSQPGAGAKKGPEKGPALEEFLFENDPRVITLVWNDKNELINTGPGVDFFQKANFVKKPRHLDDGEIQEIHVERFAFHVKTLKVHSPNGVITVQYLRNVNSEQELLDRLLVIIIIGSCIGVVSSVIAGYFLAGRALVPIQNSWTKQQQFVSDASHELRTPLAVIQAKTDLLFRSPAATIQEKSIDISMISNESRRLSKLVTNLLTLARSDSNQMEMKKQPFLLDEVLRDIVANYEEITVYQEKAITLHTPVNVSFTGDKERVHQLILIFLDNAMKYTEAGGEISLICEQTASTIKLKVKDDGIGMDEKEIPNIFERFYQSDKARTMAEGYGLGLSIAKWIIDKHHGKITVSSKAGEGTCFEITFPKNQK is encoded by the coding sequence ATGTTCAGACGAACGCATATGCGCCTTACCATTATGAATTCAGTTGTTTTCATAATGCTTATCGGTTTGCTAGCTACTGTGATCTACTTTTTCACCTATGTACAATTGTATAAGGATGTTGATCGATCCCTGTTAAAAACAGCTGAGAAGTTAAACCCGCAGCCTAGGCCTGAAAGAAGCGATGAGCCTAGAAGTAAGCCCGGGAGTCAGCCTGGCGCTGGAGCAAAAAAAGGACCTGAAAAAGGACCGGCTCTCGAGGAATTCTTGTTTGAAAATGATCCGCGTGTCATTACGCTTGTCTGGAATGATAAAAATGAACTGATTAATACTGGGCCAGGAGTAGATTTCTTCCAAAAAGCGAATTTCGTCAAGAAGCCAAGGCACTTGGATGATGGAGAGATTCAGGAAATTCATGTTGAGCGCTTTGCTTTTCACGTGAAAACCTTGAAAGTTCATTCCCCGAATGGGGTAATAACGGTACAGTATCTCCGCAATGTAAATTCAGAGCAGGAGCTTTTGGACAGATTGCTCGTCATTATTATCATCGGAAGCTGTATCGGGGTCGTATCTTCTGTGATTGCCGGTTATTTTCTTGCAGGTCGAGCATTGGTCCCAATACAAAATTCCTGGACAAAACAACAACAGTTTGTTTCAGATGCTTCTCATGAGTTAAGAACACCACTTGCTGTCATACAAGCAAAAACAGATTTATTATTTCGCTCGCCTGCTGCAACGATTCAAGAAAAAAGTATTGATATTTCCATGATTTCAAATGAGTCTAGAAGATTATCCAAACTGGTCACCAATTTACTTACCTTAGCGAGATCTGATTCCAATCAGATGGAAATGAAGAAACAGCCCTTTTTGCTTGATGAAGTTCTGCGAGATATTGTAGCTAACTATGAAGAAATTACTGTATATCAAGAGAAAGCGATCACTCTTCATACGCCAGTAAATGTCAGTTTCACAGGAGATAAAGAAAGGGTCCATCAGTTGATTCTCATTTTCTTAGACAATGCTATGAAATATACAGAAGCAGGAGGCGAAATCTCACTTATATGTGAACAAACTGCCTCCACAATTAAACTGAAGGTGAAAGATGATGGGATTGGAATGGACGAGAAAGAAATTCCAAACATTTTTGAGCGGTTTTACCAAAGCGACAAAGCACGGACGATGGCAGAAGGCTATGGTTTAGGGCTATCTATTGCCAAGTGGATTATTGACAAGCATCATGGAAAAATTACGGTCAGCAGCAAAGCAGGGGAAGGAACTTGCTTTGAAATTACGTTCCCTAAGAATCAAAAATAA
- a CDS encoding response regulator transcription factor — protein MRLLVVEDNLPLKESIIQILVDEFKVDGVSEGEEALFLAMQNIYDAIVLDVMIPRMDGFQIIESMRKEGIKTPVLFLTARDSLEDRVQGLELGGDDYLTKPFQMAELKARIRALLRRSGSLTTDHTLKYRGIQLVGKEQETLVDLVPVKLTLKQYELLEYLVQNKGIILTKEQIYDRIWGFESDTTILVVEVFVHHLRKKLEPFGYHKDIQTIRGVGYMLKEQ, from the coding sequence TTGCGTTTGTTAGTTGTAGAAGATAATCTCCCGTTGAAAGAATCGATTATTCAAATATTAGTGGATGAGTTTAAAGTAGATGGAGTATCTGAAGGGGAGGAAGCACTCTTTCTAGCCATGCAAAATATTTATGATGCTATTGTGCTAGATGTGATGATACCAAGAATGGATGGCTTTCAAATTATAGAAAGCATGCGCAAGGAGGGAATTAAAACGCCAGTATTATTCTTGACAGCGAGGGATTCATTGGAGGATAGAGTGCAAGGTCTGGAGTTGGGAGGAGATGATTACCTGACCAAGCCTTTTCAAATGGCTGAATTAAAAGCACGCATTCGAGCGCTGTTAAGAAGGAGCGGCAGTTTGACGACTGATCATACTTTAAAGTACCGTGGCATCCAGTTAGTTGGTAAAGAACAGGAAACCCTAGTAGATCTGGTGCCTGTAAAATTGACATTAAAACAATACGAATTATTGGAATACCTCGTACAAAACAAGGGCATCATTCTGACAAAAGAGCAGATTTATGATCGCATATGGGGATTCGAGTCAGATACAACAATATTAGTTGTTGAGGTTTTTGTGCATCATCTTCGAAAAAAGCTGGAGCCCTTCGGATACCATAAAGATATTCAAACCATTAGAGGCGTTGGGTATATGTTAAAAGAACAGTAA
- a CDS encoding dynamin family protein yields MNQLRDKLIAAAERLRRASEEVVSVPGMQAQAQAMLDRADRLTANRFTVALFGAFSAGKSSFANALMGDLVLPVSPNPTTAAINKIMPPTDTHPHGTVRVVMKEREAIEQDVIRSLAVFGMTATDLEGALAELGKIDVAQIPPTAKPHYTFLKAVTKGLPEMSAHLGGELLVDMQAFKGFVAKEEKACFAEYIELFYSCPLTDQGIVLVDTPGADSINARHTGVAFEYMKNADAVLFVTYYNHAFAQADREFLLQMGRVKDTFEMDKMFFIVNACDLAANEEELQGVLTHVEKNLLSCGIRLPRIYPVSSQTALLARMHEKGKLAASAEKVYRQRTNTAEGEPLMPADEAFKFSGMASFEAEFLRFTIEELTQIAVNAAIGEIRRAHDTLTEFMRMAQSGEDERLLRKEAASNAKTQALSAVEALSTASFERDLAKEREELLYYVRQRLFFRFNELFNLAFNPAVIKDDGRNMKQALQGCLTDLLRSISYDLAQELRATTLRLEKFTNKQGTMLVAAWQKDVQGYAAGLTLAPYQQRQVETLSFANELPVAESAFASAISLFKNTKDFFEQDGKAKMRDELEKRMQEPVSGYVEIGNKQLDEQFSTLFQELVASERNRVIDQINEYFTGLFAALEMNVDLDELAAKVSRVAAELE; encoded by the coding sequence ATGAATCAACTACGAGACAAACTAATTGCGGCAGCAGAGCGTCTGCGACGCGCAAGTGAAGAAGTCGTATCTGTACCAGGGATGCAAGCACAGGCACAGGCGATGCTGGATCGAGCAGATCGCCTGACTGCCAATCGTTTTACCGTTGCACTGTTTGGCGCATTCAGTGCAGGGAAATCGTCTTTTGCGAACGCTTTGATGGGCGATCTCGTGCTGCCAGTGTCACCGAACCCGACAACAGCGGCTATCAACAAAATCATGCCGCCGACAGATACACATCCGCATGGCACGGTTCGTGTCGTCATGAAAGAGCGTGAAGCCATTGAGCAGGACGTGATCCGTTCCTTAGCTGTCTTTGGTATGACCGCTACTGATCTCGAAGGGGCACTGGCTGAGCTGGGCAAGATCGACGTCGCCCAAATCCCGCCAACGGCAAAACCTCACTACACCTTTTTGAAAGCTGTTACAAAAGGCTTGCCAGAAATGTCGGCTCATCTGGGCGGCGAGCTGCTGGTTGATATGCAAGCGTTTAAAGGGTTTGTGGCAAAAGAAGAAAAAGCTTGTTTCGCAGAGTACATCGAGCTGTTCTATTCTTGTCCGCTGACTGATCAGGGAATTGTTCTGGTAGATACCCCTGGTGCTGACTCCATTAACGCACGTCACACAGGTGTGGCGTTTGAATACATGAAAAACGCGGATGCGGTTCTGTTTGTGACGTATTACAACCACGCCTTTGCACAGGCTGACCGCGAGTTTTTGCTGCAAATGGGTCGCGTCAAGGATACATTTGAAATGGACAAAATGTTCTTTATCGTCAATGCTTGTGACCTCGCAGCGAATGAAGAAGAATTGCAGGGTGTCCTAACCCACGTAGAGAAAAACCTCCTCTCGTGCGGAATTCGCCTCCCACGTATTTATCCGGTATCGAGCCAGACTGCTCTGTTGGCACGTATGCATGAAAAAGGCAAGCTGGCAGCTTCTGCTGAGAAAGTATACCGCCAGCGCACGAATACGGCTGAAGGCGAGCCGCTAATGCCAGCAGATGAAGCATTCAAGTTCTCTGGAATGGCGTCGTTTGAAGCAGAGTTCCTCCGCTTTACGATTGAAGAGCTGACGCAAATTGCTGTGAATGCTGCAATCGGTGAAATCCGTCGCGCCCATGATACCTTGACTGAATTCATGCGTATGGCACAGTCCGGGGAAGACGAGCGTCTATTGCGCAAAGAAGCAGCAAGCAACGCCAAGACACAGGCTCTGTCAGCTGTTGAAGCACTGTCTACCGCTTCGTTCGAACGCGACTTGGCAAAAGAGCGCGAGGAGCTGCTCTACTACGTTCGCCAGCGCTTGTTCTTCCGTTTCAATGAGCTGTTTAATCTGGCTTTTAACCCGGCTGTGATTAAGGACGATGGACGCAACATGAAGCAAGCACTGCAAGGATGCTTGACTGATCTTCTGCGTTCGATCAGCTACGACTTGGCGCAGGAGCTGCGTGCCACTACCCTTCGTTTGGAGAAATTCACGAACAAGCAGGGCACAATGCTTGTTGCGGCGTGGCAAAAGGATGTACAAGGTTATGCAGCAGGTTTGACCTTGGCACCTTATCAGCAGAGACAGGTGGAAACATTGTCCTTTGCAAACGAGCTGCCAGTAGCCGAATCCGCATTTGCTTCCGCGATTTCCTTGTTCAAAAACACGAAAGACTTTTTCGAGCAGGATGGCAAAGCAAAAATGCGTGACGAGCTGGAGAAGCGGATGCAAGAACCAGTGAGCGGATATGTAGAAATCGGAAACAAGCAATTGGATGAGCAGTTTTCTACGCTGTTCCAAGAGCTGGTGGCAAGTGAACGCAATCGCGTCATCGACCAGATCAACGAGTACTTCACAGGTCTGTTTGCGGCTCTTGAGATGAACGTCGATCTCGACGAGCTGGCTGCAAAAGTGAGTCGTGTGGCGGCTGAGTTGGAATAG